From Drosophila yakuba strain Tai18E2 chromosome 2L, Prin_Dyak_Tai18E2_2.1, whole genome shotgun sequence, one genomic window encodes:
- the LOC6528670 gene encoding kunitz-type serine protease inhibitor nigrescinin-2 — MRGQLKECVGLAVGAVVLLLLAGISEGEAWPMDLYDDVSDFFDAISLDDVANTGRNTHPEQFCLMPARKGVCRALIPRWRYDPEQKKCVEFKFGGCDGNENNFASYKDCMSTCEGM; from the coding sequence ATGCGCGGACAACTGAAAGAGTGCGTCGGACTGGCAGTCGGAGCAGTGGTGCTCCTCCTTCTGGCGGGTATCAGCGAGGGCGAGGCGTGGCCCATGGACCTATACGACGACGTGAGCGACTTCTTCGACGCCATCTCGCTGGACGATGTGGCCAACACCGGACGCAACACTCATCCGGAGCAGTTCTGTCTTATGCCTGCGCGCAAGGGCGTCTGCCGCGCCCTGATCCCGCGATGGCGCTACGACCCGGAGCAGAAGAAGTGCGTGGAGTTCAAGTTCGGCGGCTGCGACGGCAACGAGAACAACTTCGCCAGCTACAAGGACTGCATGTCCACCTGCGAGGGCATGTAA